A segment of the Lepus europaeus isolate LE1 chromosome X, mLepTim1.pri, whole genome shotgun sequence genome:
GGAATGATGGCTCCCCCGACCCCCCATACCAGGGCCTCTCCAGCTGAGGGGACACTCAGGGCCCATAGAGATCCCAGTGCACTGCTGGAACTGGTCACAGGCCAATCGTTCCCTGGCCcttcctgcagctgctgggggcaCCCCACTctttctcccatggggtgcctgCCAGAGCTCTTGACATGTGGGCCAAAGAGGGAGGGCACTGTGTCACTTACCCGGCTCAGAGAGAGGTGGCACCAGGACTGGCAGCACTCGGCTACTGAGGCCCGGGAAGCAGTTTCCCATTCAGGCCCCGCCGCCACTGTGCCTGctagtccccccacccccccaccccacgcagGCCTCCTGCCTCGCGGATACTGACAGTGCGCTCTGCTGGGGCTCACTGCACTATACAATGAGCCCACCGCGTGGCACAGGATTCGACCACTGGTCTCCTGGGTGAGGACACAGCTCTTCCTGGGGCCTTCCCATTCCTCTGGGTGGGAATCCAGGTTCCCCTCCAGTGCGGAGACAGCCCTCAGCAGGCAAAGCTGGGTCGAAAGTGATCCTCGCTGCACTGCACGCTGGCACAGCCCGGGCAGGGGAGGGCCTAGGCACTGAGGCAACCGTCCTCCCAGGTCCGGGGCCTTCCTCCTTTCCGAGGGCATGCCGGGGGATGGCCGGCTGCACCCATGCCCCCTGACGCCCTGGAGTAGGCACTGCTACGTCACAGCTGGAAAGGGCTCAGTGGAGATTTGCACCCAGCCTCTTTGGAGCCCAGGGCCTTCAATGCCACTCCCCCCAGCTGTTGTGCCAGGAAagcaggctgggaggggctgggagagcaCAGTCAATGTGCAGAGAGCAAAGGGTTCCTCAGAGGTACAGCGGTGTTCGCCAAACACTCCACGCCAAACCGGATACCGGGGAGGAACACGGAGCGGGCCATTCTCGGTTCAGAAGGGCCGTCCTGAGACAGCTGTGTGCTGCACACTGCGGCTGCAGCTATGGGCTCCGCCTGCATCAGCAAGCAAAGCATGGAAAGCTTTGTGGGGCCCATGCTCGGACCCCTAACACAGGCACAGCATGAAGACGGGGCTGGCCGTGTCACTGTGTGTGACCCACGGTGCTGACTGCTGGGCGTGGGCCAGCCGGGAAGGGCCCCGCTtccccggccaggccaggcagcagcccccTTCATGGCTCTCCCGCTCAGGCTCGGCCAGAAAGGCAAAGGGTCCTTCCCTAGCCCAGCGCCGGAAGACCTGCCCCGGATGGCAGCCGAGGGACAGGGCGAGGGCAGCAGTGGATGTGAGCTAGGAAGGACGGGACAACCCTCGGGCCcccggccccaggccctgccagcaAGCAGGAGAGGGACACGGAGAAGGTGGCCACTGGGCAAGCGGGAAGCAGGCAAGGAAGGCTTCACTGGGCGAGGGAGCGGGTCCTTCGCCACTCTGCCTCTGCTGTCCAGGCAGACGAGCTGGTCCCCCAGATCGCACCGCGTGGGAGAAGCAGAGCAAcacaggcagcagccctgggTCCCGGACGCGCCGCTCATAGCGCCCAGTGACTGTTTATTCATTAGGGAAGGCGGGCTGAGGGGGCCTGCTGCTCTCAGGCCTGGATGTGGGTCTTTGCGCTGAAGGCCAGGTAGTAGATCactaagccaatgcctgcagccaGCACCTCAGTGGAGACCCAGGGTCCATTCCAAGTGCCCTACAAGAAAGACCAAAAGCCAGCTCAGCTTCCCTCGGGGGCACAAAGACACACTGGCCAGTCACGGCCCAGCCGGCAGAGAGGACAAGCACCTTCCCTCAACCCCACACCCCCAAGCGAGGAGCCAGGCCGCTCACCCGATGGTCCACACTGACTGTGAACAGGGGCGGGATGATCGAAATGTCCTCGTTATTTCTCTGCGCCTGGAAACGAAGGGCCGGGGTCAGAGGTGTCCAATGGGGTGAGGAGGGGTAGGAGAGGAAGGGACAAGGGGCAGGTGGCACAGACGTGCAGGAGCACGGGAAGGGGTTGTCGCTGTGCCCTGCACCGCTGAGGCCCCCCAAGTTCCAGCCGGGGCAGACAGCAGGGTGAGCAGGGCGGGGCAGCTGCGGGACGACAGGTCCCGAGCAGTCCTCACCTTCCTCAGGAGGCTGTAAGACTCCTCGTCAAAGAACCTGACCTCGTAGGTGCCCGCGTGAGCGCTCTTGTGGTCCAGGCTCCAGGACACCTGGGCGGGTGGGCAGGGCGTACGTGAGAGGGGCCGTGACACAGCGACACTCAGCGGGCCCCCAGCTTCCAGCGATGCTCAAGAGCACGCAGCATCTGCCGTCGCTTACCTGGTACCGCCCCACGTCCTGACCCCGGGTCACAGGGAACTGTTTTCCACTGACATCAGCGTAAAGAGCCATGTTCTAGGTGAGAAGACAAAGGGGAGTCACCTCCTCTCTCAGGCCAGGGAGCACCATGCAACCACCACAGAGGTGAGGCTGGCACAACTGGAGCCACGCCGGGAGAGCAACACGCACCGCCTGCTGTCACTGCCTCTCTGGGTCTGTGTCCCCTGGGAGCAAGTCTTCCCGGAACCTGCGAGGGGGGTGCTGGCGCCAGGGAGACCCCCACACATTGCCCAAGGAGGGCTGCCCTTCGGAAAGGGCCCACTTTCCGCTTGGGGCCTTTCGGAACGCAGGCCTGTGCAGTCCCGGACTTGCAGAACACCCAGACTCTCTCTGGCAAGTAGCATGCACAGCAGGGAGGGCGAGGCTGGGCGTGAGCCTCGCTCTCTCCCGCAGCGCAGACCCAGAGCAGAACAGGCACGTGAGGAAAGGGGTCTTGTtgtgccctgccccctccagctCCCCAGGAACTGAGTTCCAAGAGGAGCACCCCTGGCCACGCCCACCTCTTGCCCCTCCATCCTCCTGTCTGAAGCCGCACTGCCCCACCTGGACCCTGTTCTTGCATGTGAGGGAGATCTCCACGATGAAGACGGTCTCGGTGGAAATCACGGCGTCAGAAGTGGTGTAGTAGGACGGGGTGATCTGGGGCTCCACGCACGCCTCTGCTGCAGGGAGGAGGCAAGGCCGGCGTGGGCGTGCTGGACCCAGGGCAGAAGGGCCTGTCCCGGCCCTGCCCCGCCAGCTGCTCGCCTAAAGACACACAgggccctcctgcccctgccacgGGAGGTGTGCGACACACACCCAGGGGTCAGGCACAAGTGCGACGGCAAGGGGGTGGGAAggctgggagaagagggagggctTTGCAAGGGGGACTCATGCAAGCGGAAGGGGGAGCGAATGTGTGCGGGGGCTTGCTTCAGTGCTGGCACCTACGACAGGGAGCCCCGGGGTCCAGGCCAGTATCAGTCCAGAGGACGGGAAGGGCATCTGCCTCCAGCAGCCCTGAGGACCCGTGGGAAAGGACAATGCCACCGAGGTAGgggacaggaggcagagagatggcTGAAGTGCAGTAAGCCGGACAGCGCTTTGGCTCCGGGCAGGAGGAACATGCCGGGGCGTGGGGCGGAGGGTGTGTTGGGGGGTGCAGgggcagtgagttgggggccagtctcccctgcctgctgctccatCGGGCCTTTCCCTAGGGAGCCCCCGAGGGGTTCACGGCCAGATATGTCTCTTGCCAGATATCCCTGGTACAGGGCGGGGAAACTGCGGGGTGAGACAGGCGCCGGCAGTCGGGAGGGCCGGGCCGGCAGCAGCGTGGAGCCGGCGGCAGAGTACATGTGCAACAACTCCCTTTTAGCCACACTCCAGGCTGTCCTCAACCCTGTCCCGGGGCTCGGAAGCACtccaggcccctgctgcccgTTTCAGCCCCACACTCCGGCTCTCTGGCGCGCTCCACACTGCCGGAGGTGGATCCTGCCCGACCCCCCTCTGAAGCCAGGCGACGGCTGCGACGTGTGTCACCTTCCCTGCTGGAGCTGACAGCCGGGGCCCACAGTGCAGGCTCTGCGGCTCTTTATCACGAGCGGAGGACGGAAGGATTTGACTGTTTCTCCCCGCAGCCTGGCTGCTTGGCAAACGTGCGTGTGGTCCACTGGTGGCTGCGCCGCGACGCCGGCTACCTCTCGGGGAAAGGCCCGGTCTGCAACAGCGAGCCCCGGGAAGGGCCTGCCCTCGCTTCGCCCGCACCCTTCCTCCCCCCAGCACCACCTGCCGTGGGACAGAGGCTCGCCAGAAATAAACTCCGGCCAGGCCGCTACCTGAGCAGCAGGACAGGCCGGACAGCAGGAGCAGCGCCAGGGCGCCGAGAGATGCCATCGCCGCCATCGCCTCTTCTCTGCCGACGCGAAAAAGAGAGCGAGCTCGCCTGAACACGAGGAGCAGACGAGGAAGCGCGACGCGTAAGCGGCCGCGATAGCCAATCATGCGCCGGCGGGCCGGGCCAGGCTTCGTGACGTCGCTAGGGGCACTGACGTGTCCCCTCCCCGAGCCAGGGGCCCAGCGGGTCGCGCCCCCCCTAAGatggcggcagcggcagcggcagcacgGCAGCACGGCAGCGGGAGCCGCGGCGCTCCAGGCACCGGAAGGGGGCGTGGCCACCGGGGCGGCTGCGCGCATGCGCAGCGCCGGGCGCACGTCTGCCGTGGGGATTTCGCCCGGCGCCGAACTCTCGCGATAGCGGTGTCATAACTGTTGGAATCTGCCGGGGCTCTCATTTTCCAACATGGCGCTGAAGTTGACGACGACTGCAGGTGCCGTCGCGAGGGCGGTGTTCAAGCCAACCGTCCTCAGCCGTCCTTGGGAGGTGAGGGGGAC
Coding sequences within it:
- the SSR4 gene encoding translocon-associated protein subunit delta; amino-acid sequence: MAAMASLGALALLLLSGLSCCSAEACVEPQITPSYYTTSDAVISTETVFIVEISLTCKNRVQNMALYADVSGKQFPVTRGQDVGRYQVSWSLDHKSAHAGTYEVRFFDEESYSLLRKAQRNNEDISIIPPLFTVSVDHRGTWNGPWVSTEVLAAGIGLVIYYLAFSAKTHIQA